A single window of Meiothermus sp. DNA harbors:
- a CDS encoding winged helix-turn-helix domain-containing protein gives MESESGSYTKRRKRLQAMWLVRRGKAAQDAAKEVGIGRKTLNRWLAWYRAGGLQEVLKRVPGWGVKVSRAWLDQDQQLELRAESAQGSFRTYEEARQWVQQRFGVQYSYKGLYGLMARWKIHPKVPRPSAAKADAAAQARWKKGGSKP, from the coding sequence CTGGAAAGCGAGAGTGGTTCTTATACCAAACGACGTAAACGGCTGCAGGCGATGTGGCTGGTACGTCGAGGCAAAGCTGCACAGGATGCGGCCAAAGAAGTGGGGATTGGACGTAAAACCCTCAACCGGTGGCTGGCTTGGTATCGGGCCGGGGGATTGCAGGAGGTGTTGAAGCGCGTACCGGGCTGGGGGGTCAAGGTCAGTCGAGCCTGGTTGGATCAAGACCAACAACTGGAACTGCGAGCCGAGAGTGCCCAAGGAAGCTTTCGCACCTACGAAGAAGCGCGGCAGTGGGTGCAACAACGCTTTGGGGTGCAGTACAGCTATAAAGGCCTCTATGGGCTGATGGCTCGATGGAAGATTCACCCCAAAGTACCGCGACCGAGTGCTGCCAAGGCCGATGCGGCAGCGCAAGCGCGCTGGAAAAAGGGGGGCTCAAAGCCCTGA
- a CDS encoding glycoside hydrolase family 88 protein, with amino-acid sequence MRIPLELRTQESPAQAEAALLEIANFGLQAIQLGDRPLRLWFSRPKVNVSSRPLLRLVNARDCRRTAWVRVFYQGGLIGELDVRIPAQWASFVLDMSEALGQNPGAWPEVLELAVSAAENPVGLVDSLQPGSLPALLVGKGQRLGPTSAWVAVPGGAVSPMQRMLGDFLLSRAANDYLGWMIGCTTTGLCNLHQATGEASYLQALRRRLAGVGEGFPLEGRKGRGEVVEEPGYIDPLNQKLESFAPVAALAYLQQVEPTLERAQLLRALGGQMLETARQGRDFLTTEGCFTLAFPLAACATVLHEPAWWEVAWQACARRWDFLYRGECVIQRAYHDGRRYMVNWARGIAWLVLGTAQTALQLPPDHPGRAELASRLAGIAHLLLQSQRPDGLWSVFTDRPDLPVETSGSAGIAAGLALAVQAGWLGTGALQAALRCAQGLEGFLEPDGCLGGVSQHNPASEVALQTHYRIRAAWGTGLFAQLVAALQGMV; translated from the coding sequence CTGGGAGACCGGCCCCTTCGTCTGTGGTTTTCCAGGCCCAAGGTGAATGTGTCATCGCGGCCCCTGCTGCGTTTGGTAAATGCCCGCGATTGCCGCCGAACGGCCTGGGTTCGGGTTTTTTACCAAGGCGGGTTGATAGGGGAGCTGGACGTGCGAATTCCGGCCCAGTGGGCCAGCTTTGTGCTGGATATGTCCGAAGCGTTGGGGCAAAACCCGGGCGCCTGGCCGGAGGTTTTGGAACTGGCCGTCTCGGCCGCGGAAAACCCGGTGGGGCTGGTAGACTCCCTGCAACCGGGGTCCCTGCCCGCGCTACTGGTGGGGAAAGGGCAGCGGTTGGGCCCCACCAGTGCATGGGTGGCGGTGCCAGGGGGGGCGGTTTCCCCGATGCAGCGAATGCTGGGCGACTTTTTGCTCTCGAGGGCCGCCAACGACTACCTGGGCTGGATGATTGGCTGCACCACCACCGGCCTTTGCAACCTCCACCAGGCCACCGGGGAGGCATCGTACCTGCAAGCCTTGCGGCGGAGGCTGGCGGGGGTAGGGGAGGGGTTTCCCCTCGAGGGGAGGAAGGGTCGTGGTGAAGTGGTGGAAGAACCCGGCTACATTGACCCGCTAAACCAGAAGCTCGAGTCCTTTGCGCCGGTAGCGGCCCTGGCCTATTTGCAACAGGTAGAGCCTACCCTCGAGCGGGCCCAGCTTCTGCGGGCCCTGGGCGGGCAAATGCTGGAAACGGCCCGCCAAGGGCGTGACTTCCTGACCACCGAAGGCTGCTTCACCCTGGCGTTTCCCCTGGCCGCTTGCGCCACGGTGTTGCACGAGCCTGCCTGGTGGGAGGTGGCCTGGCAGGCGTGTGCCAGGCGCTGGGATTTTTTGTACCGGGGGGAATGCGTGATTCAACGGGCCTACCACGACGGCCGCCGCTACATGGTCAACTGGGCCAGGGGAATCGCCTGGCTGGTGTTGGGAACCGCCCAAACCGCCCTCCAACTGCCTCCCGACCACCCAGGCCGGGCCGAGCTGGCTTCAAGGCTGGCCGGAATTGCGCACCTGCTACTTCAATCTCAGCGGCCCGATGGGCTCTGGAGCGTGTTTACCGACCGGCCCGACCTACCTGTCGAAACCTCGGGTTCAGCCGGCATTGCAGCAGGGCTGGCTTTGGCCGTGCAGGCCGGCTGGCTGGGTACAGGGGCTTTGCAGGCAGCGCTGCGCTGTGCCCAGGGGCTTGAAGGTTTTCTCGAGCCCGATGGCTGCCTGGGGGGGGTAAGCCAGCACAATCCCGCCAGCGAGGTGGCCTTGCAGACCCACTACCGCATCCGAGCCGCCTGGGGGACGGGCCTCTTTGCCCAGTTAGTAGCCGCTTTGCAGGGCATGGTTTGA